GATATAAATCCAAAACCAAGCCCGATAGACTGAACCTGATAAAATTGTGTTGAATGAAATGAGGCATAGTCATAAAGTAATTTAAACTCAATGGCTTTAACCGGTATGAATCCTATTTCATTATTGATTAAGATCACATCGTTTCCATTTAGTTCCAATTCATAAAAGCCGCGAATGGAATTTAAACCGCCAAAAAATATTTTTTCATTTCGTGAAAGGGTATAAGCACTCGTTAATCCTTCATATTGAATTGAGTTGAAAATAAAAAAATAGTTGAGAATACTTAATTGATGCGAGTATCTCATGAGATATTTTGAATTAGATAAAAGCGGATATTCTTCCGCAGTGCTATCAGTTTTGAAAGTGAAAAATCCACCTGAAACTTCAAATGTTGGATGATAAAAGGCGGCTTTACCGGTGAACGTAGGACGGTATCTAATGCTTGTACCGTAGGTGTTTTTCTGGTAATCACGCAAATCAGCCGGAGTAGTTTTTAAAATGGTGGTAGAGTTTTCATGCTGATAAAAAACACCGAACTTATAAAAAGGATTGAGATAAGCTAATTCAAAAAACGCATCAGCGCGCACAAATGAGCTGTCTTGTTTGCGCAAATCTAATTTTGTTCCTATACCCAAAGGCGTTTTCAGTATATAGGGATATTGGAGAAATAACTTTAGTTGCTGCGTGTTTTGCGGGTTGTTTTTCCAATTCATTGAAAATTGTTCACCCCGGTGAAATGAATTTACCAGTGAAAGATTCAGGTAGCCATTCAGTTTTAATTTTCCGCTTATATTGTCTTGTTGAAAGCCGACAAAGCCATCTGCGCTGCTGGCATTTCTTCTTTCAATGTAGAGAAATATTTCTGCTTTACCGTTTTGCCTGAAAACAACTTCAGCCGGACGAATCAATTTATATAATCCGCCTGAAGAAAGTAACAAACCTGCCTTGAGTATTTTCTCCTCATCATACGGAGTGCCGGTTTCTAAATTGATCAAATTTAAAACGGTTGGCTCGTGGAATTTGGTTTTACTGCGAATGGTGATTTTGTCAATCACAAAAAACATTCCGCTGTCTATTTTATAATAAAGATTTAGCGTCTTGTTTTCTTCAGATTCATGCGTGAATTTTATTTGCGCAAACGGGTATCCATTGTTCTCAAGATCTTGCAATAATGAGTTGACGTGTTCAGGTGTTTGGGTGAGATTTTTTAATTTCTCTACATCTTCATTGTATTGATTGATTAATGCAACATGTTCAAATTTATTTCTACTTGTGCAGTAGTAATGGATGGTGTTTTTTTGCTGTGTTGAATCTGACAATTCAATGCCGGTATAACCTTCAAGGGCAAAGCGGTTCAGTGCTTTTTGTTTATACCGTGCAAAGTTGGTTGAATCTTTAACGGCTTCATACTTGATTGATGTTTTATCAAGATGAAATATAAGCACGGTTTCCTGTTGCGCTAAAAGCTGGAAAAATTGGAATAAAATGAAACCGGTGAAAATAAACCTCATGCAACATGAACGAAAGTTCTGTCTGAAAATTACCTAAAATTAAATGAAATGAAGCGTGTTATGAATTAAAAAAGATATTTGTTTAAGTACGCGAATATTTTTATTTACGCCTAGTTTAGACTTTTCCGGGATACACCTTAAGTGCTTCTTCAAGACATTTTACAGCCTTTCTCAGAGAATCTTTTTCAAGTACATAAGCAATTCGCGCTTCATTTTTCCCAGAACCTTTTGTAGCGTAAAATCCGCTTGCGGGCGCCATCATGACAGTTTGATTTTCATAACTGAATTCTTCCAACAACCATTGGCAAAATTTATCCGCATCATCAACCGGAAATTTTGCGACACAATAAAAAGCACCCTTTGGTTTGGGGCAAAATACCCCCGGAATTTTATTCAGTCCGTCTACTAAAATATTTCTGCGTTCAACGTATTCAGCAATCACTTCATCAAAATATGATTGTGGAGTTTGTAAAGCTGCTTCACCGGCAATTTGCCCAAATGTTGGGGGAGAAAGTCGTGCCTGTGCAAATTTAAGTGCCGTACTTATTACTTCTTTATTTCGTGAAATCAATGCGCCAACTCTGGCACCGCACATGCTGTAGCGTTTTGAAACTGAATCTATCAATATCACATTTTGATCAATGCCACTCAGGTTCATCACAGAAAAAGGTTGTGCGCCATCATAACAAAACTCACGATAAACTTCGTCTGCAAACAAAAACAAATCATGTTTTTTTACCACGTCACGCAGTTTTTCCAATTCTTCTTTTGAATACAGATACCCCGTTGGATTACCGGGGTTACAAATCACAATCACTTTTGTTTTTGGTGTGATCATTTTTTCAATTTCTTCAACAGGAGGTAATGCAAATCCATCTTCAATATGAGATGTGACAGGCACTACGGTAAGTCCGGCTGTCATGGCAAAGCTATTGTAGTTGGCGTAAAAAGGTTCCGGAATAATCACTTCATCTCCCGGATTACAACAGGTCATAAAGGCAAAAATCAAGGCTTCAGATCCTCCGGTGGTAATTAAAATTTCATCTGTATTAACAGGTATACCTGATTTTTTATAATACTCTGCCAACCCTTTGCGGTATGATTCATACCCGGCTGAATGGCTGTATTCTATTACTTTTTTATCCGTGTTGTGAATGGCCTGCATGGCTACTTCAGGCGTTTTAATATCAGGTTGTCCAATATTTAGAAAATAGACAGTTTTACCTTCTTTTTTTGCTTTTTCAGCATACGGAACCAATTTACGGATTGGTGATTGCGGCATGGCCGCCCCTTTACTAGAAATGCCTGGCATGTGTTTTTAATTTTTGCCAAAAATAAGCATTCTACTGATTTAAACCGGTATGAATGATTCTTCTTTGCGACTTACTTGAATAAATCAAATTTAAATCTATACTCAAATCCTTGATCTGTTTTGAGTTCAAGCTCTCCATCAAGTTGAAGGGTTAATGATTCTACCAACTCCATTCCTAAAGAGTCTTCTTTCAATTCATCAAAGGTCAGGTCGGCTCCAATTCCATCGTCTTTGATTACCATCACAGAGTACTTGTTGTCTGAATGAATAGCGATGGAAATGTTGCCTTCATTCCGTTCAAAAAATGCATGTTTAAGTGCGTTGGAGATTACCTCATTAATAATTAACCCAAGCGGAATCAAGGTGTCAATACTGTACTCACGTTCTTCTAAATCAAATTTGAGTTTAATTTTTATACGATGATTTTCGTATGACTCCATGATATTAAAACACAACTCTTCAATATAATTTCTCACGCGTAGGCTGGCAAGATTTCCGGTTTTGTACAGTTTTTCATGAATGAGAGCCATGCTGCGTATCCGGTTTTCGGTTTCCATGAGTTTCTCTTTGAAATTAGTGGCATTCATGAAACTAGATTGCAGACGAATCATGCTATTTATAATCTGCAAATTATTTTTTACCCGGTGGTGAATTTCTTTGAGTAGAATTTCTTTTTCTTCTTTTGATATCAAGGTTCTTTTCAGCTCTTCATTTTGTGCGCTTAGCACCTGCTGATGTGCTTTGGTTTGAATCAATCTTTTTCTGGCTGAGAAAAATAACAATACAATCATCAATATAATGAGTAGAAGTATAATGATAGCAAAGGTGTAATTGCGCCACTGTATTTTATTTTCAAGTTCAATATTTTGTTTTTTTGCCAATTCCAGATCATGCTCAGTCTCCATATGCTGAATCTTGATTGTGTCTGCAAACATCTGGAACCTGATTAGTTCATTCTCAATAATGCTTGATTGGTTCAAATGAATTAGCGAATCTTCATGAATAAAATATTGCATGAAATAATCTGATGATTTTTTACTGTTTCCTTTATAATAATGAGATAAACCCAATAGTCTCAGAATATCCAATTTATTCTCTGTTACCTTATCTGACTGAACGAGAGCATATGCTTTTTCTAGATTGAGAATTGCATTGTTCCAATCTTTCAATTCAATATAAATAGAACCCAACACGTTGTAATCAAACGATAGATCAAGTTGACTATTCAGGTTTTGTTTGATTTCAAGTGATTTGTTGATGTAAAAGAGTGCACTGTCAGTATTATGCAATGCAAGGTGTAGGTTGGCCAAATTATGACAAATATATGCCAGACCTGATTGTGAATTACCTTGCTCTCTCAGCGACAACGTATAATACATAAAGTAAAATGCAGAGTCATATTGTTTATCATTCTTATAAATATTACCCAGATTATTGCAACAGCCCGCTTCGTTATTTTTATCTCCATTGCGTTTGAAGTAATTTAGCGCCGTGAAATATTCTTTTTTAGCGAGATCAGTCTGGCCGGTACTTTTCAAAACATTTCCAACGTTCATGTGAACCAGCGCCAAACCAACAGAATCACTCAACGCAAAATAGTATTGTCTTGCCGTGTTGAGAGAACGCAGTGCTTGAGTGTATTCAGAATCTCGCTTATATAACCGGCCCAAATTAAAGTAGTTTTCAGCCAGCAATTGCGTGTCTTTAATTTGAAATCCCAATTCAATTGATTTGTGAAATTGGGCAGCCGCTGTGTCATACACATCCGTATTTAAAAACAGCTTGCCCAATAACTGATGGTAGCTGGCCTGCGCATGCGTGTTTGAATTATAATCCGGTAAGAACTGAATTTTATCTATGAAAATGGAAGCGCTGTCAAAATCCTCAGCGTTTAGAAACTGTTCACTTTTGTCTATCAGGATTTTTTCAGAAAAATCTTGTGACCAAGTATACGCAAATTGCATAGCCAGGCAGGTTAGTGCTGAATTTAAAAATGCTGAGAGAATACGGTCTGCTTTCATGTTGTCGCTGATGTAAAGATAATGGATTGAGCATTATATCATGCTGACCGACAATAATTCAAAGTATAGTTTCTTTTTTCTTAGACATCAATTCATTGTAATTCATATTTTTGATAAAAAGTTTTTATGGTTATTCGTTTCGGTTTACTTTGGTTTTACGTAACAACTTGTGTTGCGGTATTGGCTCAGTGTCCTGCTGATTCTGTTTTTACGTATATGATAGTAAGCGGAACAAACAAAGTTGCAAGCGCAGAGTATTATGTGTATGATGAGCAGGATTCATTGATTCAATATACATTGACTGATTTTATATCAGGTAAAGCAGTGCCGCAGAGTGAAAATAATTTTTCATACACCAAAACAAAAACCGGACGCAAAGTAGTGATGGAGACAAAAGTCTGGAATCAGGAACGGGGTTCATTCAGATCAGTGAGAAGATATACGAAAGAATTTAATAAGCAAAATAAACTCACCGCTGAAATTACTGAAAAGTATCTTAATCAAAATGGAAATGATACGTGGGTTTTTGAAACTAAGATAACCCATCTCTACGCTAAAACCGGTGAAGAAATTCAAACAGAATTTTTTTACTGGATGCATGACCAATGGGTGAGCAATCAGAAAATTCAATTTGTATACCTTGATTTTAAAATTCACGAAATCATCACTGAACAGAATGATACAACATCAAATAGCTGGCATCATGATTCAAAAATATTATGTGTCTATGATTCAACCGGAAATTTGTACAGCAAAACATTTTACACATGGAAAAATGAAGCTTGGTTGCCGGTTGAGCGAACAGTGTACGGAAAAGAAAACGGAAAACCGGTGAATTGGATTTTTGAGCAGGAATGGAATTGCGCCAAACAAAACTGGACCAATAAATTTTATCATGTGATGGAGCTTAATTCAGATGGTACCACCCGGGTAGAAGTGCATCTCACCTGGACAGGTAAAGATTGGGAAATTCAAGAAACCTATCAATTTGTCTACACAGAATATGGTGCGCTTAGACAAATAAAAAATCAAGATGGCTCAATACTAGTTGACCGGTATTGCAGAAATTTCTGATTGCTTTTCTTTGATTAACTTTGCATTCTCTCATGTCTGAAGAATCAAAGTTTAATCTGGGTTTGCTGCGGCGATTGATCCGCTTGATGTCACCGTATAAGCTGATTTTTTTTATTGCGGCTTTTACTATCATTCTTCTTGCTGTGCTTGGGCCACTTAGACCGGCTATCATCATTGATATGATTGATCGGTTTGTATTGTTTGAAGCAAAAGAAAGTGTGACAGGTAATGCAACTCAATCTATCATTTCAGTATTTCAAACATCACATCAACCCGCTGATCAACTCTTGTCTTGGACAATTTTTTTATTGGTATTATTGGTTGTTGAATCACTCATTTTATTTGTCTCTACTTATGCGTCTAATTTGCTTGGGCAGTCTATTATTCGTGATATACGCATTCAACTGTTTAAACATTTCAACGGCTTTAAAATAAGTTATTTTGATCGTACACCCAATGGTACCATAGTCACCCGAATGATCTCTGACATTGAAGCAATTGCTGAAGTATTTTCTCTTGGTCTCATTACCATGATTGGTGATTTATTGAAACTCATGTTCATCATCATTTTTATGTTTTTGGTCAACTGGCAACTTGCGCTCATTGTCTTGATTCCTATTCCACTGCTTATCATTGCTACCCGCATTTTTGCAAAAGCCATGAAAAACTCTTTTCAAAAAGAACGCGTGCAGGTTAATAAGCTCAATACGTTTGTGCAAGAACATCTTTCAGGAATGAGTATTGTGCAATTATTTAATAGACAGCAGAAGGAGTATAAAAAATTTGAATCAATCAATAAAGATCACAGGCAGGCTCATATTGATGCTGTTTGGGCTTTCTCTATTTTTTTTCCGGTTGTTGAATTATTATCATCGTTATCTATTGCAGGATTAATTTTATGGGGCATGCTCAAATTGCAATTTTCAGTTGTTGCGGTGGAAGGTACTGCCGGTGTGATGTTTGGTTTTATCATGTGGGTACACATGCTGTATCGCCCCATTCGGCAACTGGCTGACAGATTCAATATTTTGCAGAGAGGAATGGTGAGGGCTGAGCGCGTTTTTGAAATATTGGATAAAACAAAACATCTTGAAGATAACGGAACTATTTCGCATTTTGACTCAAATCAAACCATTCATTTTAACGATGTGCACTTTGCCTACAAACCGGGTGAATGGGTGCTTAACGGAATTAGTTTTGATGTAGAGCATGGAAAATCTGTTGCCCTAGTTGGTACTACCGGTGCAGGTAAATCAACCATTATCAATTTGCTTACACGATTTTACGATATTCAAAAAGGAGATATTCTCATCGGAAATGATTCTGTAAAATCTTTTGATTTATCTGTGCTGAGAACCAATATTGGAATTGTACAGCAAGATGTTTTTCTTTTTTCAGATTCAGTTTACAATAATATTACGCTGGGGAATAATAAAATTCAAGAAGCTGAAGTAATCACAGCGGCAAAAAAAGTTGGCGCACATGATTTTATTATGCAGCTCCCCGGTGGGTACCAATATCACGTTGGTGAACGTGGCGGTGCACTTTCAGTTGGGCAAAAACAACTCATAGCCTTTATTCGTGCTTTTGTTTATAATCCGGGTATACTTATTCTTGACGAAGCTACTGCCAGTATTGATTCTGAATCAGAAGCATTAATTCAAAAAGCTACTACTGAACTTCAAAAAGGCAGAACCTCAATCATTATTGCTCACCGTTTGTCAACCGTGGTTAATTGTGATTTGATACTTGTGCTTGATCAGGGAAAAATTATTGAGAAAGGAACACATGCTGAATTAATTCA
This genomic stretch from Crocinitomicaceae bacterium harbors:
- a CDS encoding pyridoxal phosphate-dependent aminotransferase; this encodes MPGISSKGAAMPQSPIRKLVPYAEKAKKEGKTVYFLNIGQPDIKTPEVAMQAIHNTDKKVIEYSHSAGYESYRKGLAEYYKKSGIPVNTDEILITTGGSEALIFAFMTCCNPGDEVIIPEPFYANYNSFAMTAGLTVVPVTSHIEDGFALPPVEEIEKMITPKTKVIVICNPGNPTGYLYSKEELEKLRDVVKKHDLFLFADEVYREFCYDGAQPFSVMNLSGIDQNVILIDSVSKRYSMCGARVGALISRNKEVISTALKFAQARLSPPTFGQIAGEAALQTPQSYFDEVIAEYVERRNILVDGLNKIPGVFCPKPKGAFYCVAKFPVDDADKFCQWLLEEFSYENQTVMMAPASGFYATKGSGKNEARIAYVLEKDSLRKAVKCLEEALKVYPGKV
- a CDS encoding ABC transporter ATP-binding protein, which encodes MSEESKFNLGLLRRLIRLMSPYKLIFFIAAFTIILLAVLGPLRPAIIIDMIDRFVLFEAKESVTGNATQSIISVFQTSHQPADQLLSWTIFLLVLLVVESLILFVSTYASNLLGQSIIRDIRIQLFKHFNGFKISYFDRTPNGTIVTRMISDIEAIAEVFSLGLITMIGDLLKLMFIIIFMFLVNWQLALIVLIPIPLLIIATRIFAKAMKNSFQKERVQVNKLNTFVQEHLSGMSIVQLFNRQQKEYKKFESINKDHRQAHIDAVWAFSIFFPVVELLSSLSIAGLILWGMLKLQFSVVAVEGTAGVMFGFIMWVHMLYRPIRQLADRFNILQRGMVRAERVFEILDKTKHLEDNGTISHFDSNQTIHFNDVHFAYKPGEWVLNGISFDVEHGKSVALVGTTGAGKSTIINLLTRFYDIQKGDILIGNDSVKSFDLSVLRTNIGIVQQDVFLFSDSVYNNITLGNNKIQEAEVITAAKKVGAHDFIMQLPGGYQYHVGERGGALSVGQKQLIAFIRAFVYNPGILILDEATASIDSESEALIQKATTELQKGRTSIIIAHRLSTVVNCDLILVLDQGKIIEKGTHAELIQLNGQYKKLYDLNFS